The DNA window TAGAGCTGATGTTCAACTTAATTTAACTAAACAGCAAGTTTATTGAACGTAAATTAATGCACTTTGCCTACGAAGTGAAAAACAGCATCTGATTCATGTTCCCAGGAGAAAGGATTTAAAGATGAATAAAAGTACCTTTATATTCCCCTATTTGCTTTTTTTGCACTGACAATACAAGCATTGGATACGTTTCGATGTGATTTGAagttaaaattctaatttaaagAAATTGTATGTACGTACCATTTCAAATTGCATGGTCAAATGATCCTAATCTTTGTAAAGCATTTTACACACTTGATTTTTAACGAGATGTTAAGTAGTTCTTCCATGTGTTACACATTTTAATTGACTATAATTTTACTGataatatgtataatatatcgATATTGcttacataaaattatattatatgcGCGGTGCTTTCAACTCAAGAGTGTTGAGCAATTTGTGTCCAGAAATTCAATCATCTGATCTCTAGCTGATGCAAAATAGCTGCACCTAACTTATGGCCTCTACATAAATATGTGATCATCAAATCAAATTCTATGTCACTTCCCAACTGTCTTGAGTAAATTCTTATAATAAAGTCATGCATGCTATATATTAGCTGCTAGCCTCACATAATTTTGGAGTTATAAAATGGTTAGGAAGCTTCTCTTTATACTTCCCCATACTTTATATCTCATCATCATGCTAGCtgcttcctcttcctcttccacttcctcaaattatttatcgtaatttttaaaaatggttaatttcttcttaatcagtccaaatttcaaaaacaatgttatatttctatatttaataaacctttaattttaaaatcctcattttatcattaatggatgatttatagtcacatcaacatttttaacttatttcaaaacataaattttgaaaaaatatttaaattgaattttgtgtcaagtcaaatgaCGTCACATAAATTGATATGGCGAAAGTACTAACTAATTGACCTCAGTCAAGTTTAGGGTAGGCTTTAGGTACTCTAcccaaattatttataataattatttttaaaaattataaatatatttaaaaaatacgataaataatttgagacgaGAAAATACTTATTATGAATCTCCCCCACACCCAACTTCTCCTTTGTCGACTCTGTCAAGCTACTTACAAACAACCACATCCCATTAATGTTTTCAAACCACCTTCTCATTCTTTCTACTCTCCTCCATCCTAATCATCTGATTGCAAGTATTGTCACTTTAAGAGAACAAAAAGAGACACTAAATATTTTTGTCTAATTTCACCCTTAGCTTACTACTAtaagaaaacataaatattCATTAATATGTAATTCaaggaagaaattaattaataagggtaattTAATCAACTATATACCTTACTGTCATATCAAATAATATTCTTAATGTTTGTGCTAAAACATCAAATGACATGTCAAAAAGACTAAGGGTCTTACTTTTTTCCCACACTTCTATTTGTCCACTTTCCTTTAAAATTAAATACTCATTCTAAATCATTTTTGAAGTCTATTATATAAGATTAGAcactaattaatatgaatactaAGATAAAATATGTACTTACTTTCTTAAGAGAGTATGCAAAGTCCAGCATAAACAAGTAAAAGTTACAAGTTTAGATTTTTGGgatgaaacaaataaaaaccACATTTGTATGCCAAACATAGAACTTAGAAAAAGAAATGGcaccaaaaaggaaaaattaggTAGGAAGATTATTTAATGTGGAAAATAAAAGGTCTTTAAAGCTTATCTAGCtagtcattttaatttattgacaACACTAGCTAGCTTAAAGGATTAAATATATTACTTATCAAGGATGATTATGGTCTTGAGTGTAGATGTAATCAAGATGAGCTTCTGCAACTACCCTTCTCTTCATGCATTCTCCATCTTCTTCAACACATTCTTCCAACCCCATAAGCTTCtacaaattaagaaaacaaaaacataagaGTCAAATAATTAATGATTTTGTTAATATAATGGACCATATAAATTAAAGACCAATTCACAAGTTTAAAAGTTAGTTCATGTGAGAATTGGCCAATCCCATAAAAGGTTTGattcaaaacaaataatattatatcgTAACTGAATCTTTATCTATATATCatgatttaacaaaaaaattaaattaaaccttGAACCTAACTCAATCGAAAACTGAAAGTCAAGTAATAAAACAACTAACATGTTGTGAATCTATTTATAAGAAACAtaagaaagaaagacaaaaaataattataagaagTTTACATTTAGGCTATCGTTGGTTTCCATGTGGTCAACTGAATATAACGGAAAGTTGACTTTCCCATGCTTTACATCCTCTTTCACTGcaagaaaaacataattttatcaTATACATAcgtgcaaaaaataaaaaagagagagtaTAGATTATATgattaaatatactttttttcataaaagggATTGCTCAGACGATAAACAGTGTTTATCAACCTCCGCACCCTAAAATAATGAGTTCGAGTCCGAGAAAGAGCATAATGATTGTGCTAGCTATAGTTAATTACCTTCACTTCTGGTTGATAAGAAATAACGTGAAGATGATGCTGGTGAAAGGAAGACAAAgaggaagatgatgagaaaTACAAGAAAACATGATATGCTTAATTGCTTCATCATGAGTATGATAAGTAGTACTACAAATTATAGCTTTGTTAATTTTAGGTTTGAAAAATTGAGAGAAAGATATATTATAAATTGAGGGGTTGTGGAAAGAAAACGTGTCTTGTATATATAACATGCAAAAAGGCGCACTATTAATCCTTTCATGGAATTGCAATCACATAACTCGTTGGTGGAATCAAAATTTTCGATaaagaatttaaatataaagaaataaacataaaaagtcaaaaggaaaatcaacatctattatataagtaatatAATATTCTATCGAAAAAAGTTTAAATGAACCTCTGAACCTTTACTAACTCCGTCTGTCTAGAATATATACTTACTTTATACTACTCTATGAGATAATAAATCTTGGTCCCACCCACCCATCATCTACCTTTTTTTACATGCCATGCATTCTCATGTGACCAACACTCAACTTTAATTTGTATAGTGGTCCAAGTAGTAGAGTAAACATTTAAAGAGTAAAATTCAATGTGGTAATGTGGTAATATAGTGGTTGACAGCATCAAAAAGTCAACCTTTTGGACACAATTTACATCACTAGCTACTtatcttttctccttttccacTCTTTATTAATCATCACTCATCAGGTACATATGAACTATAAAGTGCGCTAGTTCGACTAATTGAAATTTATGATGAATAAACTTAAAATCGATAAGgaataaaaaatcatatataatataaaaaaaataaaatttctaaaaattgataaatcttAATCATCCCATCAAGgctatatttaatttgttttactgAACAAATATTTTGAGTATGGCTTTAACTATATCTCCAGACACGTTTCAGAAAtgtttataataaataaaaaggtatCTGGATGGATTCGTATCGAGAAGTTCTATATTGGGAATAAAACCCTCCAAAACAAAGATAAATCCGTACttagaaaaattcaaattcaaaatttttaattaagaatgaaaaagtaATTATCATTGTACCACAATCTTTGTTGGTTATACACATCATTTATTCTTACAACAAACTGTGGTAAGACACTAAAATCCACTGTCTTGGAAATCGTTATTTCTTTCTCTATTGTAGCTGCCATTTGCAGTTTTCTTAAATGTATTTTGTTGACATAATGGAAGGAGCTGAGATACTTCTTTGTATGAAAGTTGTAGAAAAAAATTTCCTttagataaattaaaagaagaaaagttaGAACAGGAAAATGTTAGGAAATTGCTGCCCTCTCTAGCTTCAGCCACTACTATTTAAAGCGCACGTAAATTCGCTCTTACGCaataattcataaattatatAGAATATGTAAATCGTATTAGGCGTAGTCAATAATATAAACTTGATTGAAAAGTATCGACGTGGAAATTAATTGTTAGCCTTTCATATGCAATATCATCTGAAACACCAATTCAATTATTCTCACGAGTCATAAAAAGTGATGTTGCAAAGTAGCAACTTTTCAATTCAACCGCATAGATTCGTTACATGATATTGCGAATATAATGCGATTTGATAAGGTTTTATCTTCTTCCTTTCGAGAATACGTAACATCGTTATCTCATAATTTCCTAGCACaaactaattcaattttaaaatattagactTTCCCTTATATTGATGGGGACTAAACTAGAGGCTTGTATTAGTAGTTTTTGTTCCGTACCCAataaaaatttactaaatatctacaaatatttaattgtgaattttattattattatagtattaACTTGATATCGATATTAAaactcataaatttcaaattatgaatcTGTCTATAAGGCATAAGCCATATAAATGACATGCAATGAGGTTAACTTTCACCATACCCAAAAATGATCTACTAGGATTATGTAATTTCGAGTGTAAGTTTCGTGTACATATTTTCTACTAGTGTAAAAAGTATTTTAACAATCATGTTAGCTAGAAGGTAATTACCGATTATCCTCTAATAAGTGATATAACAATAATTTCAGTGTAATCTTACAAGTGAAGACTgtaaaaaagaatatgaaattaTTTCCGCTAAACCGGAGAAAGTACTTCAAAGGAGTTTGTGTAAATAAGACCACCAAATAGAAGAGGGAATGTTCTTGACTTCCAAGGGGGGagcttcattaaaaaaatactttgcCCCTGAAAACAAATCTAATTTCCCAAATGATTTTGACGCTTttatctttttacttttttttcttttattttatggaTTAATTAAAGGTGTCTTTGTTTCTTCATATTGTGACTTGTGAGTGCCTTCCAGACATAGTGCCACTATAGTTTATGTTTGTTAAAGACTAGACATTACAAATTTAAGTCACTTTTATATTTGGGCTGTACAACAGAATCCCTACTTTGTTTAGCACTAACTGTAATTTGCTTGGACAAGTGTTAAGGATTTGATATCTTTGGCATCAAAATTAGATCTTCTAAagatttcaaatgttttataatCCCAAGCATATAGCATCTaatcaatcatattattttataaccaATAGTTCAAGGTTTATTCTTGCATATCACATATATCTTGCAATTTTTGTAGCTTTAATTCAGATAATTAGATTGAATAGTATGAAGTCGTATTGGTCTGTCACAACTtgcatgattatttttttcctcttcttggTTTGTAATTTTGATGTTATGATGGTTCGATATGATTTGTGAATAATCCAACATGATAATTAGATTAATCATAGCATAAAGTCGTACCGATCTTTCATATGCCacacttttgaaaaataacttgttttttcctcttctttgttAGTAGCGTATAAGGGTCAGTTTGGATTGGccttaaaaaaaatagcttttaagtaaaaaataaaaagtcaaactgaagtgacttttaagttaaaaaataaaaagtagagggagacctacttttgatttttgacttattttaagtcattttaaacttattttaagacaTTCTTGACCTTGCAAAACACTtctcaacttattttaagtcattttttacttattttgagttattcttttatatttgtcaaacacttccagaagtcaaaaactgatttaaaaataggtttgaccaacttttaagtcaatccaaacaccctctaaaTTATGACGATCATGTATAGTTTATGAGTAATCAATTGGATAATTAGGTTATGTATACCATGAAATTATATCGATTTGTCATGTGTGTGTCACATTCACCAATTTGCTTGCAACACATAATGTTTCCTCAGGCCCATCCCATTTTGACATTAGTGGACTAGAGCTTGTTGTACCTATGGCCCAATTAGATATTGATCATGTGGGCTAAAGCCCAATTAGATGTTGATCTAATTACTCCTAAGAGGGAACCTTCTTGGGCCATGAAGAAAAACCACTGTGAGTATTGGCCCAAATACAAGTGTATTTGATGGTTGGACagtagaaaataataatattattataattagactaaattttaggtttagcaaacataaaaattatatttgtatgctataattatagtttgtataattgcgcttcatagcaaactttatgtttgatatgattattaatatgtatatttcggtatacatatacaaaagaataaattgtataatatgtgtttgtataaagcgagaaagagagaaagacaaaagaaaactggccaggaaaagatatgtatttgtataattataagtgtataggacgaaaatatgtgtatttgtatttgtaatatacaattttctatcgctttatacaaacacaaacacaatttatgcatttgtgtttgtataaagtgagagaggcaaaTGAGAGTGGCGAGTCGCGAGCGTGGCGAACGTGATTCTCTGGGAGAAAGGCGAacgaaaagatatgtatatatacagttttctctcgctttatacaaacacaaacataatttatacatttgtgtttatataaagtgAGAGGCGAGAGAGACTGCCGAGCGCGATCAGGAGAATGGCGAGCGAGATTCGctgaggagagaggcgaatgccAACTATTTGATATgggttacaattaaataaaactgtggttatagcatttaatttgaattaatagtttgctattttatacaattttcccttataATTACCCCATCAAACTTCTACCCTTTTTTGAAGTAGACACCTTAAGTTTGcaggggtcctattaccccacgaaGCTATTTTTCACCATGATAAATACACCCTTTTAACCCATTTTTAGAGCATGTGCGATCTCAAGTTTGAGAGGCGCGTGAATGAGGCAAAATTAACCCCTAAACCAGTGTTTTAGTGCCATGTGGCATCAACAATTTagaatttcttttctttattaaatagacCATTTTCCATCTTTCACAAACCTCCATTGATGGCCATTGAAGAGCTCTTCATTTCCagcccaaaaaaaattctattatgTTCATTCCAATAATTCAATTTATAAACCTCCGTGAGATGCCATATGAACTTCTGGAGGTTGGCGAGTTCCCAAAAAGTCCCTTTTCTATATCAACCAAAAAAGTCTGTTTATAAATTCACTGCTTCTTCCTCTAAGTACCCAACAATCCGATTAGCCAATTTTGGGGACGCCAAATAGGAATGAGTTGAAAAATACACCTTGGACAACAAAGACTAATGCACGTTCGTACAATTTAGAGTTCCATAAACTGATAGATCGATGAAGGTCATGAGATGCATCTCTTCGTCTCGCTTCTTCGAAGAGGGTTTTGATCACATTGAGCACATAGTGCTTACTTAACTTGATCACATTCTTGTGTACCCATAAACAAAGAAGATGCCATTTGAGCTGCCACTATGAAGTTCTCCAATGATGGAGCCTCTTCTATCAACCACTGTTAAAGTTCTATGAACATCTGCAATggaatttctaaaattttccaaTGATCAAGAATGTTCTTCTTCGTCATGATTTATGTACAAAAtgttaaagataaaaaaggGAATCTGTCAAGATTTTGAGCGGGTCTGGGTTTTACCCAACCCTTTACTAAAAGGagtaggaaaaaataaaattacattattttattttggggtGAGACACACTCGCTGACAATGAGATTGGAGGTGTTGTTAAAATGGTGTATTTATTGTGGTTGAAATAATttcgtggggtaataggactttgtcacaccccaaatccggaagTGAatgcacgtgtccatttcccaccggacacgtcagcctaacccaaccacaacgatagagaagtagaaacacgagaataaaagataataaataagcggaagactttaattaagactcaacactacccagaatttggttgtcacatatacaaacctctaaatacagaattcgaataaatatatacaagtctcagagtatagttctcgaataaaacaaaactgaaagtaaa is part of the Solanum stenotomum isolate F172 chromosome 8, ASM1918654v1, whole genome shotgun sequence genome and encodes:
- the LOC125873213 gene encoding putative phytosulfokines 6, with product MMKQLSISCFLVFLIIFLFVFLSPASSSRYFLSTRSEVKEDVKHGKVNFPLYSVDHMETNDSLNKLMGLEECVEEDGECMKRRVVAEAHLDYIYTQDHNHP